The genomic segment TTCGCCAATTCGGCTCGCGTCGCTTCGGACAGAATCGCCATGTGCGCGTAGTTGGGATGGCGGATGGCGAGTACGACTTCGGTTCCCGCTTTGCGGAATTTTTCGATCTGCGTCTTCGTGAACGGAAACGCGAAGAAGTGGACCGACGAGGTCTTGCCGTCCTCGGTGGTCCGTTCGGCGTCGTCGTGCGCGACCCCCTTGACCATCTCGCCCGCGAAGGCGAGCGAAATGGTGTTCTCGATCCCGCCCAGGGTCTTGAGAACGGCGAGGCGGCGGTTCGGATCCTCGATCTCGATCATGAAGGTGGCGGAGAGGTTCGATCCCTTCGGCACCAGCGGATCGTAGGCCGCGATTTCGCCCGGAATCTGCTCCGCGCCGCCCTTTTCCACGAACAGCATTTCGTGGACCTGATGCAGCATGGTGGCGTAGTTCTCGAAATAGAACGTGGCGTCGGGACCGACCGGAACGCGCCGGTCGATCTTGGCGCGCGCCATCAGGCGGCGGCGTTCGGCGCGGACCTCGGCGTAATCCGCCATCGGCATGATGTCGGCGGGCGAAATGGCGTGCGGGTTGGGCGTCATCGGACGAGTCCTTTCAGTCGCCGTAAGCGCGGGCGAGAATTTCGATCGGATGGCGCGCGGTCGCGGCCGGTTTGGAAGCCGCGTCGAGCCGCTCGGCGCC from the Rhodospirillales bacterium genome contains:
- a CDS encoding DUF3501 family protein, which codes for MTPNPHAISPADIMPMADYAEVRAERRRLMARAKIDRRVPVGPDATFYFENYATMLHQVHEMLFVEKGGAEQIPGEIAAYDPLVPKGSNLSATFMIEIEDPNRRLAVLKTLGGIENTISLAFAGEMVKGVAHDDAERTTEDGKTSSVHFFAFPFTKTQIEKFRKAGTEVVLAIRHPNYAHMAILSEATRAELAKDFD